The DNA window TGCTTCAAGCCAATCATTATCAAACAATCGTGTTGTTATAGCAAGATTTAAAAGAATTACCGGTTGTGTTGATGTTAATGATAATGCAACATATCATGGTTCAACAACTGGAAGTGTCATGATGCAAGTGGACGGAAGTCTCACAACATATGGCATTGACACCAAATCAACATCACTAAACTGGGCTGGCAGTGACAAAAGCTATCTGATGTTTAACGGAGCTAAAACATTGGTTCAGGTTTCATCATGGGACGCTTACAATCAGGGAAGTGACAGTAACGGAAGCTATAAACAATATCACATTCACGGAAGAGTGGGAAATGGTTTTTCATCAAACGGTGATTATCTTGAGGGATTCAGCAGGAACAATCCAACTAAAATTTATGACAGTAATTTCGCTGAAGTTGAAATAGCTCCAACATTCTTTGCAACAACAGAATTTGAAGAATACAACTATGTTGATTTGAAGTGGATGTTAATCTTCCCATCACCATTGTTCGCAGCTAATGGAATTCCAGAAATAACCGTAACTGAAAAACAAACTAAAACAGGAATCAGATTATACAAGGGAGAACATGAATATCCCAAAGCTTATAAAGGCAGTAATCTATTGTGGGATGCTAATGATGAGACAATGGAAAATACCGGACTATACATTCCAGATAAAATTAAAAACAAAGATTGGGACTGGGTGTTTTAAATGATTGAAGAGTACAGAGAAACAATCGGACATGGCCGTGGATATCCGACAGGATTAAGCCATGAAGAGAAGATGGACGTAATAGCCTGCCTACTGGACGAGGGTGAGAGAACATATGTTAATGAGGAACATACTGCCTGGATTTCATCAGACCAGTGCAGAGTAGGTGAAATGGTAACATTGGATGAATCATCAACAATGAATCATACAATAGTTAGAAAAGCCAAAGAGGGAGAACTGGCATTTGGCTATTTATTAGGGAAGGTTCAGGTTCGCTCTTCAGGACACACTTTAGTTACTGTAGCTGTATTGGGTGATGTATTCCGATTAAAGCTTAAAAAGCCAAACGAGTGTATTCATCCAAATGACAGAATCTACATTGACAAAAACGGCTTGTGCAATCCAAATGAAGGTCATGACTTGAGGTTGCTGTCAATTGTCGGTCTTGATGAAACGGATCCTGTCGAATACATTCGAGTATACAGGCAGATGTCTGAAGTTGAAATGTATCCTGAATCCCAGAACTGCATTGATCTTGCAGACTGCAGCTTCGAGCAGGATGAAATAACTCATGTGGTAAACATGATCGTACCGACAGAGTCCAACATCATGGCGCAGGCCAATTATGTCAAGGACAAGGACGGAGTCACTTATTGTGAACTTCCGGACGTAGCTATTGTCAACAACGTCAGATTCGTATGGGAAGACAACAAGCTCTACATGGAATGGGACGGTTGCGATGATAATGAAAAAGTATATTTTATATAAAAGAAATAATAAAATATATAATAAATTATATAATAAAAAATATAATATCATTAGTGAGGTTTGATTATGACTATAAGGAAGCTTGTCGGAACATTGGAAAACAAAGGCCCTTACATTGACCAGGCCACAGGCCATTGGTTCTACTGGAACGGCACCAAATATGTGGACTCAGGCTATCCCTATGCAGTCAAGCCCATTATAGAATTCAAAATCGAAAATGGAATCTTATACTATTCAATTACTTGGGAGGCACAATGAAATACATCAAATACTTTGAAACTCTTGAAGAATACGAAGATTGGATAAACGTAGAGGAAAACGCTGAAGAAGTCTACAGGACTGAAGAAAAGATTTGTGTTGACGGCATAATACTCAGCCACACAAACAAATCATATGAAGAGGTGGAAAACATTGCTTTATGAATGGTTAGAGCGAAACAGAAAAGACATTGACATATTAACTTCATTTTTAGTCACCATTATACCAATCATCATGTTATACTCAGAATCTTTGGGAATCACAGAAAATACCATTCCCTACTGCATACTAATGATTATTTTAGGCATAGCCAGTCATTATGCAAGTAGGATAAGAGGCGCTGGGGATGTTGAATACGCAAAGAAAAAAGCTAAAAGAGTTTTGGGATACCCTCAAAAGGAATAGGCTTTTATGGAGAATATTGTTAAGTTGATTTCTATGAAAGATTTAAAAAAGAAAATCATCATCTGTAACTTTACCAAAACAATTTCAAGTGCTGTTTTAACAGCAATAGCTATCAACATCATAATGGATAATGCAACAAAGTATGCTTTAATGGAAGGCATAATACCATTTGCTTTAGCCATCACTATTGTACTATTAATTGACTTGTATCAGTATAGATGTGAAAAAGAGGATAAGACTAATTTGAATGAACTTGAGGAGAGAATCCAGAAACTGGAGGGTGACAAGTGAAGATACTGATTGCAGTTCCAACCTTTGAAAGCATCAAACCCGAATGCTTCAAAAGCATATACGGATTAACTAGGCCTGACAGTTGTACTCTCTACTTTGATTATGTTTCAGGCTATGACTGCGCCAAGGCAAGAAACCAAATAGCTAAAAACGCAATGGCCGGAAACTATGACTATGTGCTGATGGTAGATTCAGATATACAATTACAGCCTGACACTTTAATCAGGCTATTGGAATGTGAATCTGATATCGCACTTGGATGGTATTACCGGAAAAGAACAAATACTGATCAGACAGTGATATTCACTTTCGGCAAAAACTTCGATGATCAAAACTGCATTACTGGTCAGACCATGATTCATGAAGTGCCAAGGCCAATTGAAATCAAAGGTGGAGGACTTGGAATTGCACTGATT is part of the uncultured Methanobrevibacter sp. genome and encodes:
- a CDS encoding glycosyltransferase family 2 protein, which encodes MKILIAVPTFESIKPECFKSIYGLTRPDSCTLYFDYVSGYDCAKARNQIAKNAMAGNYDYVLMVDSDIQLQPDTLIRLLECESDIALGWYYRKRTNTDQTVIFTFGKNFDDQNCITGQTMIHEVPRPIEIKGGGLGIALIKVDIFEKLSYPYFKFVTYEDDSVLSEDLYFCNLASENGCNIKCNPSVKGNHIFDVIM